In the genome of Drosophila pseudoobscura strain MV-25-SWS-2005 chromosome 3, UCI_Dpse_MV25, whole genome shotgun sequence, one region contains:
- the Patronin gene encoding patronin isoform X43, translating to MDAAESQEIRQARQRASVKWLLSKAFNNRVPDNLKEPFYRDHENQERLKPQIIVELGNATLYCQTLSNLYSDPNYQSLNHWSIIQTLARKGVPVAESSDMPITETVLIQTNPLRINAHMSVIESLMVLYAKEISSGDRIMSAIRRISGSNYQTPPGQTYEQALLAWISHACAALKKRIIKEVETGLPDENGTRLQTPDIPPVRDFQDLCDGICLALLIAYYCPKVVPWTMVRINYLPAVEDSIHNILLVSNFSQKHLPYGVFHMTPEDVTFMRGSMKLNLVLLLTDLFNLFEIHPAKCVCYPGMDGQVPHSNSFSGGLNRRSTPPNEHQQQQHQQTVVQANSNHFDGNQGEAFVVHKSRGITTLSSMHSQQQQQHHHQQQHQQQQQFHQQQQSQLQQQLQQQQQQQQQEPLVPARLRQAKEKTNVESKADERGDFVAAGRPSNWEQSRRPSFAGRRSRRNSSSEDSQLTIENFGGSQDQLHTLGGRFDRDRERDRDRDRERKFSNTSIAEPAVAVRSSIADARGTLQLGYDTDSGSEKQDRETEKYSMRRQASVDNVPTVSAHNLSNASSPLPQARNKQHSSDKDYSHSVADTYNDARSSAYDPESTPVRKSSTSSMPASPAAWQLDVGDEDMRSLENATKLSTIRMKLEEKRRRIEQDKRKIEMALLRHQEKEDLESCPEVMKWETMSNESKRTPDMDPVDLDKYQQSIAIMNMNLQDIQQDIHRLATQQSQMQAQHLQAQQLLQAQQIANMLNQQQTYGSQQHLSDHHYQQQQRPMQQSFGSSPHLPQAYNAPVSAYSSRPPSRDPYQQQHQQQQPMAMPQPMQFVNEHGQYMSPPQPSHYQPQSIYSDNGAPYNNHSPHYGAAAPPQYRSSVVFDDYGQPTNHFYLHESSPQAQPQVHPQRRTWAHSAAAAAYEQQQQIQQPMVDVNAWQSQQQQQQHHQQQKKAQQPWMNRPPSSAGGAAQGSFMLHQNGGGGAGGGGGGGGELQHLFQVQASPQHSQRQLGGGANGVQRQQSLTNLRDNRSPKSQHQPQTMGMAMQQEDMMAPQSICFIGDEEDVDEVERNIIESMQATRISDFVLQQQQQQQHHQQQLQLQQQQQRLQGGRGSSSEDYDSGEMISNKLNITSGNLTYRIPSPSRPSIQANSFQDPRDSEDQPAEKGFYISFDDDQPKRPKPPLRAKRSPKKEALPLGGSSSSIRDRDSVDHQTLLKRESLSQLHNNNNNNGSEDGHKSAGANRHSIHGLNHSNSVKSPGNATYNKYTDEAPIQLRHLAVSGSDPFGHEPHPHPHPQPMQQQPMSPTRIQQSNNSAEAAKNKALVIGADATNLDPESVDEMERRKEKIMLLSLQRRQQQEEAKARKEIEASQKREKEREKEEERARKKEDQMARRAAILEQHRLKKAIEEAEREGKTLDRPDLHVKLQPQSSSATNPRLRQQRTTRPRPKTIHVDDASVDISEASSISSRGKKGSSSNLTGYGQLSSNSMKRDYYRGSQDSLTVKDSGLGRATPPRRAPSPGMGASGRHMPSPSGPGSLPPGLISKRRGFDDGSSDFSLTPNFNMEYSGPKLYKQPAAKSNRGIILNAVEYCVFPGAVNREAKQKVLEKIARSEAKHFLVLFRDAGCQFRALYSYMPESGDQVTKLYGTGPSQVDEVMFDKFFKYNSGGKCFSQVHTKHLTVTIDAFTIHNSLWQGKRVQLPSKKDMALVI from the exons ATGGATGCCGCCGAATCACAGGAAATACGACAG GCTCGTCAACGCGCTTCCGTCAAGTGGCTGCTCTCGAAGGCCTTCAACAATCGCGTGCCGGACAACCTGAAGGAGCCCTTCTATCGCGACCATGAGAATCAGGAGCGCCTCAAGCCCCAGATCATTGTGGAGCTGGGCAACGCCACGCTGTACTGCCAGACGTTGTCCAATCTGTACTCAGATCCCAACTACCAAAGCTTGAATCACTGGTCAATAATACAGACGCTAGCGCGCAAGGGTGTCCCGGTGGCCGAGTCCTCGGACATGCCCATTACCGAAACGGTATTAATTCAAACGAATCCGTTGCGAATT AACGCCCACATGTCTGTGATAGAATCGCTGATGGTTTTGTATGCCAAGGAGATATCATCGGGTGACCGCATCATGTCGGCCATCAGAAG AATATCTGGCAGCAATTACCAGACGCCTCCTGGCCAAACGTATGAGCAAGCTCTGCTGGCTTGGATTTCGCATGCCTGCGCCGCTCTGAAGAAGCGCATCATCAAGGAGGTGGAGACAGGGCTGCCCGATGAGAAT GGCACGCGTCTGCAGACGCCGGACATACCGCCAGTGAGGGACTTCCAGGATCTGTGCGATGGCATCTGCCTGGCGCTGCTCATCGCCTACTACTGCCCCAAGGTGGTGCCCTGGACGATGGTGCGCATCAACTATCTGCCCGCTGTCGAGGACTCCATACACAATATCCTGCTCGTGAGCAATTTCTCACAGAAGCATCTGCCATATGGCGTCTTCCACATGACGCCCGAGGATGTGACCTTCATGAGGGG ATCGATGAAACTGAATCTGGTACTGCTGCTCACGGATCTGTTCAATCTGTTCGAGATACATCCGGCGAAGTGTGTCTGCTACCCGGGCATGGATGGTCAGG TTCCGCATTCGAATTCATTCAGCGGCGGCTTAAATCGCAGATCCACCCCGCCAAAcgaacaccaacaacaacaacaccaacagacGGTTGTTCAAGCAAATTCGAATCATTTCGATGGTAATCAAGGCGAAG CCTTCGTCGTGCACAAGTCGCGTGGCATCACCACACTCTCATCCATGcactcgcagcagcagcagcaacaccaccaccaacagcagcatcagcaacagcaacagttccaccagcagcagcagtcgcagctacagcaacagctacagcagcaacagcagcagcagcagcaggagccctTGGTTCCGGCTCGCTTGCGTCAGGCTAAAGAAAAGACCAATGTCGAGTCCAAGGCGGATGAGAGAG GCGATTTTGTCGCTGCGGGTCGACCAAGTAACTGGGAACAGAGCCGTCGGCCAAGCTTTGCAG GGCGCCGCTCGCGCAGGAACTCCTCCAGCGAGGACTCTCAGCTGACCATCGAGAACTTTGGCGGCTCCCAGGATCAGCTGCACACGCTGGGAGGCAGATTCGATCGGGATCGCGAACGGGAccgagacagggacagggagcgGAAGTTTTCCAACACCAGCATAG CTGAACCCGCTGTGGCCGTGCGCTCCTCCATTGCCGATGCCCGGGGCACGCTGCAGCTTGGCTACGACACGGATTCGGGCTCGGAGAAGCAGGACCGCGAGACGGAGAAGTATTCAATGCGTCGGCAGGCGAG TGTCGACAATGTGCCCACGGTGTCGGCTCACAATCTATCGAATGCGAGCAGCCCCTTGCCACAGGCACGGAACAAGCAACATTCCAGCGACAAAGACTACAGCCACAGCGTGGCGGACACCTACAACGACGCCCGCTCCAGTGCCTACGATCCGGAGAGCACCCCAGTGCGCAAGTCCTCCACCAGCAGCATGCCAGCGAGCCCCGCAGCCTGGCAGCTGGACGTGGGCGATGAGGACATGCGCTCGCTGGAGAACGCCACCAAGCTGTCCACCATACGCATGAAGCTGGAGGAGAAGCGTCGTCGCATTGAGCAGGACAAGCGGAAGATCGAAATGGCCCTGCTCAGGCACCAGGAGAAG GAGGATCTGGAATCTTGTCCGGAGGTTATGAAGTGGGAAACCATGAGCAATGAATCGAAGCGCACGCCGGACATGGATCCCGTTGACTTGGACAAGTACCAG CAAAGCATCGCCATCATGAACATGAATCTGCAGGATATCCAGCAGGATATCCACCGCCTGGCCACGCAGCAGAGCCAGATGCAGGCCCAGCACCTGCAGGCGCAGCAGCTCCTGCAGGCCCAGCAAATAGCCAATATGCTGAACCAG caacagacgTATGGGTCGCAGCAGCACCTGTCTGACCACcactaccagcagcagcagagacccATGCAGCAAAGCTTTGGCTCATCGCCGCATCTTCCGCAGGCCTACAATGCCCCAGTCAGTGCGTACAGCTCCCGTCCGCCCAGCCGCGATCCCtatcagcagcaacaccagcagcagcagcccatgGCCATGCCCCAGCCGATGCAGTTCGTCAATGAGCACGGCCAGTACATGTCGCCGCCGCAGCCCTCCCACTACCAGCCGCAGAGCATCTACAGCGACAATGGAGCGCCCTACAACAACCACTCGCCGCACTACGGAGCGGCTGCTCCTCCGCAGTACAGGAGCAGTGTGGTCTTCGATGACTATGGCCAGCCCACGAACCACTTCTACCTGCATGAGTCCTcgccacaggcacagccacaggtCCATCCCCAGCGCCGCACCTGGGCGCactcagcagcagccgccgcctacgagcagcagcagcagatacagCAGCCGATGGTGGATGTGAATGCGTGGCagtcacagcagcagcagcaacagcaccaccagcagcagaagaaggcccAGCAGCCCTGGATGAACAGGCCTCCCTCCAGCGCGGGAGGAGCGGCCCAGGGCAGCTTTATGCTGCACCAGAACGGGGGAGGAGGTGCTggaggtggtggcggcggcggaggcgagCTCCAGCATCTGTTCCAGGTGCAGGCCTCGCCGCAGCACTCGCAGCGCCAGTTGGGTGGGGGGGCCAACGGGGTGCAGAGACAGCAGTCACTGACCAATCTGCGCGACAATCGCTCGCCCAAGTCCCAGCACCAGCCGCAGACCATGGGCATGGCCATGCAGCAGGAGGACATGATGGCACCGCAGAGCATTTGCTTCATtggcgacgaggaggatgtGGACGAGGTGGAGCGCAACATCATCGAGTCCATGCAGGCCACACGCATCTCGGACTTTgtgcttcagcagcagcagcaacagcaacatcaccagcagcaactgcaactgcagcagcagcagcagcgtctgcAGGGCGGAAGGGGCAGTAGTTCGGAGGACTACGACAGCGGCGAGATGATTTCCAACAAGCTGAACATCACCAGCGGAAATCTCACCTACCGCATACCTTCGCCCTCGCGCCCCTCCATTCAGGCCAACAGTTTCCAGGACCCGCGCGACAGCGAGGATCAGCCGGCCGAGAAGGGCTTCTACATCTCCTTCGACGACGACCAGCCCAAGCGTCCAAAGCCGCCGCTGCGCGCCAAGCGCTCGCCCAAGAAGGAGGCCCTGCCGTtgggcggcagcagcagcagcatccgggacagggacagcgTGGACCACCAGACTCTTCTCAAACGGGAGTCCCTAAGTCAACtgcacaacaacaataacaacaacggCAGCGAGGATGGCCACAAGTCAGCAGGGGCCAACAGGCACAGCATCCACGGCCTCAACCACTCCAACAGTGTCAAATCGCCCGGTAATGCCACCTACAACAAGTACACGGACGAGGCGCCCATCCAACTACGCCATCTGGCCGTATCGGGCTCGGATCCATTTGGCCATgagccacacccacatccacacccacagcccatgcagcagcagcccatgTCACCCACGCGAATCCAGCAGAGCAACAACAGTGCCGAGGCGGCCAAGAACAAGGCGCTGGTGATTGGAGCCGACGCCACCAACCTAGATCCG GAGTCTGTGGATGAAATGGAGCGACGAAAAGAGAAGATCATGCTGCTGTCCCTGCAGCGGcgtcagcagcaggaggaggccaaGGCACGCAAGGAGATAGAGGCCTCGCAGAAGCGGGAAAAGGAgcgggagaaggaggaggagcgcgcACGCAAGAAGGAGGATCAAATGGCGCGACGAGCGGCCATATTGGAACAGCATAGACTCAAGAAAGCCATCGAAGAGGCCGAAAGAGAG GGTAAAACCCTGGATCGGCCCGATCTGCATGTGAAACTGCAACCCCAGTCATCTAGTGCAACGAATCCGCGACTCCGGCAGCAGCGCACGACACGTCCCAGGCCCAAGACCATTCATGTGGACGATGCCAGTGTGGACATCAGTGAGGCTTCGAGCATCTCTAGTCGGGGCAAGAAGGGCTCCAGCTCGAATCTAACCG GCTACGGTCAACTAAGCTCAAATTCAATGAAAAGAGATTATTACAGGGGCTCGCAAGACTCCCTCACAGTGAAAG ATTCGGGACTGGGACGCGCCACACCGCCGAGGCGCGCACCCTCGCCTGGAATGGGCGCTTCAGGTAGGCATATGCCATCCCCCTCTGGACCGGGCTCTTTGCCGCCAGGTTTGATATCGAAACGTCGCGGATTTGATGATGGATCCAGCGATTTCTCATTAACTCCGAATTTTAACATGGAATATTCGG GTCCAAAACTCTACAAGCAACCAGCGGCCAAATCCAATCGCGGCATTATACTGAATGCCGTCGAATACTGCGTCTTTCCGGGCGCCGTCAACCGTGAGGCCAAACAGAAAGTGCTCGAGAAGATAGCACGCTCGGAGGCGAAACACTTCCTAGTACTCTTCCGCGATGCGGGCTGCCAGTTCCGCGCCCTCTACAGCTACATGCCCGAGTCCGGGGACCAGGTGACCAAGCTGTACGGCACCGGACCTAGTCAAGTAGACGAAGTCATGTTCGATAAGTTCTTCAA ATACAACTCAGGGGGCAAGTGCTTCTCGCAAGTGCACACCAAGCATCTGACCGTCACCATCGACGCCTTCACAATACACAACTCGCTCTGGCAGGGCAAGCGGGTGCAGTTGCCCAGCAAAAAGGACATGGCGCTTGTGATCTAA
- the Patronin gene encoding patronin isoform X45, producing MDAAESQEIRQARQRASVKWLLSKAFNNRVPDNLKEPFYRDHENQERLKPQIIVELGNATLYCQTLSNLYSDPNYQSLNHWSIIQTLARKGVPVAESSDMPITETVLIQTNPLRINAHMSVIESLMVLYAKEISSGDRIMSAIRRISGSNYQTPPGQTYEQALLAWISHACAALKKRIIKEVETGLPDENGTRLQTPDIPPVRDFQDLCDGICLALLIAYYCPKVVPWTMVRINYLPAVEDSIHNILLVSNFSQKHLPYGVFHMTPEDVTFMRGSMKLNLVLLLTDLFNLFEIHPAKCVCYPGMDGQVPHSNSFSGGLNRRSTPPNEHQQQQHQQTVVQANSNHFDGNQGEAFVVHKSRGITTLSSMHSQQQQQHHHQQQHQQQQQFHQQQQSQLQQQLQQQQQQQQQEPLVPARLRQAKEKTNVESKADERGDFVAAGRPSNWEQSRRPSFAGRRSRRNSSSEDSQLTIENFGGSQDQLHTLGGRFDRDRERDRDRDRERKFSNTSIAEPAVAVRSSIADARGTLQLGYDTDSGSEKQDRETEKYSMRRQASVDNVPTVSAHNLSNASSPLPQARNKQHSSDKDYSHSVADTYNDARSSAYDPESTPVRKSSTSSMPASPAAWQLDVGDEDMRSLENATKLSTIRMKLEEKRRRIEQDKRKIEMALLRHQEKEDLESCPEVMKWETMSNESKRTPDMDPVDLDKYQQSIAIMNMNLQDIQQDIHRLATQQSQMQAQHLQAQQLLQAQQIANMLNQQQTYGSQQHLSDHHYQQQQRPMQQSFGSSPHLPQAYNAPVSAYSSRPPSRDPYQQQHQQQQPMAMPQPMQFVNEHGQYMSPPQPSHYQPQSIYSDNGAPYNNHSPHYGAAAPPQYRSSVVFDDYGQPTNHFYLHESSPQAQPQVHPQRRTWAHSAAAAAYEQQQQIQQPMVDVNAWQSQQQQQQHHQQQKKAQQPWMNRPPSSAGGAAQGSFMLHQNGGGGAGGGGGGGGELQHLFQVQASPQHSQRQLGGGANGVQRQQSLTNLRDNRSPKSQHQPQTMGMAMQQEDMMAPQSICFIGDEEDVDEVERNIIESMQATRISDFVLQQQQQQQHHQQQLQLQQQQQRLQGGRGSSSEDYDSGEMISNKLNITSGNLTYRIPSPSRPSIQANSFQDPRDSEDQPAEKGFYISFDDDQPKRPKPPLRAKRSPKKEALPLGGSSSSIRDRDSVDHQTLLKRESLSQLHNNNNNNGSEDGHKSAGANRHSIHGLNHSNSVKSPGNATYNKYTDEAPIQLRHLAVSGSDPFGHEPHPHPHPQPMQQQPMSPTRIQQSNNSAEAAKNKALVIGADATNLDPESVDEMERRKEKIMLLSLQRRQQQEEAKARKEIEASQKREKEREKEEERARKKEDQMARRAAILEQHRLKKAIEEAEREGKTLDRPDLHVKLQPQSSSATNPRLRQQRTTRPRPKTIHVDDASVDISEASSISSRGKKGSSSNLTGYGQLSSNSMKRDYYRGSQDSLTVKESPDDYPSTSSTPIGRRGSYKTSRDSGLGRATPPRRAPSPGMGASGPKLYKQPAAKSNRGIILNAVEYCVFPGAVNREAKQKVLEKIARSEAKHFLVLFRDAGCQFRALYSYMPESGDQVTKLYGTGPSQVDEVMFDKFFKYNSGGKCFSQVHTKHLTVTIDAFTIHNSLWQGKRVQLPSKKDMALVI from the exons ATGGATGCCGCCGAATCACAGGAAATACGACAG GCTCGTCAACGCGCTTCCGTCAAGTGGCTGCTCTCGAAGGCCTTCAACAATCGCGTGCCGGACAACCTGAAGGAGCCCTTCTATCGCGACCATGAGAATCAGGAGCGCCTCAAGCCCCAGATCATTGTGGAGCTGGGCAACGCCACGCTGTACTGCCAGACGTTGTCCAATCTGTACTCAGATCCCAACTACCAAAGCTTGAATCACTGGTCAATAATACAGACGCTAGCGCGCAAGGGTGTCCCGGTGGCCGAGTCCTCGGACATGCCCATTACCGAAACGGTATTAATTCAAACGAATCCGTTGCGAATT AACGCCCACATGTCTGTGATAGAATCGCTGATGGTTTTGTATGCCAAGGAGATATCATCGGGTGACCGCATCATGTCGGCCATCAGAAG AATATCTGGCAGCAATTACCAGACGCCTCCTGGCCAAACGTATGAGCAAGCTCTGCTGGCTTGGATTTCGCATGCCTGCGCCGCTCTGAAGAAGCGCATCATCAAGGAGGTGGAGACAGGGCTGCCCGATGAGAAT GGCACGCGTCTGCAGACGCCGGACATACCGCCAGTGAGGGACTTCCAGGATCTGTGCGATGGCATCTGCCTGGCGCTGCTCATCGCCTACTACTGCCCCAAGGTGGTGCCCTGGACGATGGTGCGCATCAACTATCTGCCCGCTGTCGAGGACTCCATACACAATATCCTGCTCGTGAGCAATTTCTCACAGAAGCATCTGCCATATGGCGTCTTCCACATGACGCCCGAGGATGTGACCTTCATGAGGGG ATCGATGAAACTGAATCTGGTACTGCTGCTCACGGATCTGTTCAATCTGTTCGAGATACATCCGGCGAAGTGTGTCTGCTACCCGGGCATGGATGGTCAGG TTCCGCATTCGAATTCATTCAGCGGCGGCTTAAATCGCAGATCCACCCCGCCAAAcgaacaccaacaacaacaacaccaacagacGGTTGTTCAAGCAAATTCGAATCATTTCGATGGTAATCAAGGCGAAG CCTTCGTCGTGCACAAGTCGCGTGGCATCACCACACTCTCATCCATGcactcgcagcagcagcagcaacaccaccaccaacagcagcatcagcaacagcaacagttccaccagcagcagcagtcgcagctacagcaacagctacagcagcaacagcagcagcagcagcaggagccctTGGTTCCGGCTCGCTTGCGTCAGGCTAAAGAAAAGACCAATGTCGAGTCCAAGGCGGATGAGAGAG GCGATTTTGTCGCTGCGGGTCGACCAAGTAACTGGGAACAGAGCCGTCGGCCAAGCTTTGCAG GGCGCCGCTCGCGCAGGAACTCCTCCAGCGAGGACTCTCAGCTGACCATCGAGAACTTTGGCGGCTCCCAGGATCAGCTGCACACGCTGGGAGGCAGATTCGATCGGGATCGCGAACGGGAccgagacagggacagggagcgGAAGTTTTCCAACACCAGCATAG CTGAACCCGCTGTGGCCGTGCGCTCCTCCATTGCCGATGCCCGGGGCACGCTGCAGCTTGGCTACGACACGGATTCGGGCTCGGAGAAGCAGGACCGCGAGACGGAGAAGTATTCAATGCGTCGGCAGGCGAG TGTCGACAATGTGCCCACGGTGTCGGCTCACAATCTATCGAATGCGAGCAGCCCCTTGCCACAGGCACGGAACAAGCAACATTCCAGCGACAAAGACTACAGCCACAGCGTGGCGGACACCTACAACGACGCCCGCTCCAGTGCCTACGATCCGGAGAGCACCCCAGTGCGCAAGTCCTCCACCAGCAGCATGCCAGCGAGCCCCGCAGCCTGGCAGCTGGACGTGGGCGATGAGGACATGCGCTCGCTGGAGAACGCCACCAAGCTGTCCACCATACGCATGAAGCTGGAGGAGAAGCGTCGTCGCATTGAGCAGGACAAGCGGAAGATCGAAATGGCCCTGCTCAGGCACCAGGAGAAG GAGGATCTGGAATCTTGTCCGGAGGTTATGAAGTGGGAAACCATGAGCAATGAATCGAAGCGCACGCCGGACATGGATCCCGTTGACTTGGACAAGTACCAG CAAAGCATCGCCATCATGAACATGAATCTGCAGGATATCCAGCAGGATATCCACCGCCTGGCCACGCAGCAGAGCCAGATGCAGGCCCAGCACCTGCAGGCGCAGCAGCTCCTGCAGGCCCAGCAAATAGCCAATATGCTGAACCAG caacagacgTATGGGTCGCAGCAGCACCTGTCTGACCACcactaccagcagcagcagagacccATGCAGCAAAGCTTTGGCTCATCGCCGCATCTTCCGCAGGCCTACAATGCCCCAGTCAGTGCGTACAGCTCCCGTCCGCCCAGCCGCGATCCCtatcagcagcaacaccagcagcagcagcccatgGCCATGCCCCAGCCGATGCAGTTCGTCAATGAGCACGGCCAGTACATGTCGCCGCCGCAGCCCTCCCACTACCAGCCGCAGAGCATCTACAGCGACAATGGAGCGCCCTACAACAACCACTCGCCGCACTACGGAGCGGCTGCTCCTCCGCAGTACAGGAGCAGTGTGGTCTTCGATGACTATGGCCAGCCCACGAACCACTTCTACCTGCATGAGTCCTcgccacaggcacagccacaggtCCATCCCCAGCGCCGCACCTGGGCGCactcagcagcagccgccgcctacgagcagcagcagcagatacagCAGCCGATGGTGGATGTGAATGCGTGGCagtcacagcagcagcagcaacagcaccaccagcagcagaagaaggcccAGCAGCCCTGGATGAACAGGCCTCCCTCCAGCGCGGGAGGAGCGGCCCAGGGCAGCTTTATGCTGCACCAGAACGGGGGAGGAGGTGCTggaggtggtggcggcggcggaggcgagCTCCAGCATCTGTTCCAGGTGCAGGCCTCGCCGCAGCACTCGCAGCGCCAGTTGGGTGGGGGGGCCAACGGGGTGCAGAGACAGCAGTCACTGACCAATCTGCGCGACAATCGCTCGCCCAAGTCCCAGCACCAGCCGCAGACCATGGGCATGGCCATGCAGCAGGAGGACATGATGGCACCGCAGAGCATTTGCTTCATtggcgacgaggaggatgtGGACGAGGTGGAGCGCAACATCATCGAGTCCATGCAGGCCACACGCATCTCGGACTTTgtgcttcagcagcagcagcaacagcaacatcaccagcagcaactgcaactgcagcagcagcagcagcgtctgcAGGGCGGAAGGGGCAGTAGTTCGGAGGACTACGACAGCGGCGAGATGATTTCCAACAAGCTGAACATCACCAGCGGAAATCTCACCTACCGCATACCTTCGCCCTCGCGCCCCTCCATTCAGGCCAACAGTTTCCAGGACCCGCGCGACAGCGAGGATCAGCCGGCCGAGAAGGGCTTCTACATCTCCTTCGACGACGACCAGCCCAAGCGTCCAAAGCCGCCGCTGCGCGCCAAGCGCTCGCCCAAGAAGGAGGCCCTGCCGTtgggcggcagcagcagcagcatccgggacagggacagcgTGGACCACCAGACTCTTCTCAAACGGGAGTCCCTAAGTCAACtgcacaacaacaataacaacaacggCAGCGAGGATGGCCACAAGTCAGCAGGGGCCAACAGGCACAGCATCCACGGCCTCAACCACTCCAACAGTGTCAAATCGCCCGGTAATGCCACCTACAACAAGTACACGGACGAGGCGCCCATCCAACTACGCCATCTGGCCGTATCGGGCTCGGATCCATTTGGCCATgagccacacccacatccacacccacagcccatgcagcagcagcccatgTCACCCACGCGAATCCAGCAGAGCAACAACAGTGCCGAGGCGGCCAAGAACAAGGCGCTGGTGATTGGAGCCGACGCCACCAACCTAGATCCG GAGTCTGTGGATGAAATGGAGCGACGAAAAGAGAAGATCATGCTGCTGTCCCTGCAGCGGcgtcagcagcaggaggaggccaaGGCACGCAAGGAGATAGAGGCCTCGCAGAAGCGGGAAAAGGAgcgggagaaggaggaggagcgcgcACGCAAGAAGGAGGATCAAATGGCGCGACGAGCGGCCATATTGGAACAGCATAGACTCAAGAAAGCCATCGAAGAGGCCGAAAGAGAG GGTAAAACCCTGGATCGGCCCGATCTGCATGTGAAACTGCAACCCCAGTCATCTAGTGCAACGAATCCGCGACTCCGGCAGCAGCGCACGACACGTCCCAGGCCCAAGACCATTCATGTGGACGATGCCAGTGTGGACATCAGTGAGGCTTCGAGCATCTCTAGTCGGGGCAAGAAGGGCTCCAGCTCGAATCTAACCG GCTACGGTCAACTAAGCTCAAATTCAATGAAAAGAGATTATTACAGGGGCTCGCAAGACTCCCTCACAGTGAAAG AGTCACCCGATGATTATCCCAGTACAAGTTCAACTCCGATTGGGCGACGGGGATCCTATAAAACTTCCAGAG ATTCGGGACTGGGACGCGCCACACCGCCGAGGCGCGCACCCTCGCCTGGAATGGGCGCTTCAG GTCCAAAACTCTACAAGCAACCAGCGGCCAAATCCAATCGCGGCATTATACTGAATGCCGTCGAATACTGCGTCTTTCCGGGCGCCGTCAACCGTGAGGCCAAACAGAAAGTGCTCGAGAAGATAGCACGCTCGGAGGCGAAACACTTCCTAGTACTCTTCCGCGATGCGGGCTGCCAGTTCCGCGCCCTCTACAGCTACATGCCCGAGTCCGGGGACCAGGTGACCAAGCTGTACGGCACCGGACCTAGTCAAGTAGACGAAGTCATGTTCGATAAGTTCTTCAA ATACAACTCAGGGGGCAAGTGCTTCTCGCAAGTGCACACCAAGCATCTGACCGTCACCATCGACGCCTTCACAATACACAACTCGCTCTGGCAGGGCAAGCGGGTGCAGTTGCCCAGCAAAAAGGACATGGCGCTTGTGATCTAA